A region of the Dickeya chrysanthemi NCPPB 402 genome:
ACCAAAGCGTACAAAATTCCGTAAAGTGCACAAAGGCCGCAACCGTGGTCTGGCTGCAGGTACGGATGTGAGCTTCGGCACTTTCGGTCTGAAAGCTGTTGGCCGCGGTCGCCTGACTGCTCGTCAAATCGAAGCTGCTCGTCGTGCTATGACTCGTGCTGTTAAGCGTCAGGGTAAGATCTGGATCCGTGTATTCCCGGACAAACCGA
Encoded here:
- the rplP gene encoding 50S ribosomal protein L16 yields the protein MLQPKRTKFRKVHKGRNRGLAAGTDVSFGTFGLKAVGRGRLTARQIEAARRAMTRAVKRQGKIWIRVFPDKPITEKPLEVRMGKGKGNVEYWVALIQPGKVLYEMDGVPEELAREAFELAAAKLPIKTTFVTKTVM